From one Esox lucius isolate fEsoLuc1 chromosome 11, fEsoLuc1.pri, whole genome shotgun sequence genomic stretch:
- the LOC106024501 gene encoding NLR family CARD domain-containing protein 3-like — protein MSLSGESEEGDTASKNSIFGEHDITANRVIQQKRPASPVPNCVSMKSDRSMDNPISFRKLDSRDHKKKPDSPVPSCVSKKSDWSMNQPLHFRDGDFSTHQRDHKKKPDSPAPSCLTIKSDKSMTLPTHFRLGDFSTHQRDQQERSESGILKVQSVQSNQTPLSYIFSLLEQNIMTFVKKELKRFKTMLSSDLPEGFESQREDEEGLDTEDEKQESSAKEGALMITLHVLRKMNQKHLADTLEKSQLALICPAHKSNLKKKFQCLFEGIAKQGNPTLLNKIYTELYITEGGKGDDNHEHEVRQIETTTRKQARPETAIKCNDIFKPIPGQDKPIRTVLTKGVAGIGKTVSVQKFILDWAEGKANQDVQFVFSLPFRELNMMKGEKISLIQLINHFSIETEKAGNSDYNKYKVLFIFDGLDECRLPLDFQNNKSCCDVTESTSVDVLLTNLIKGNLLPSALLWITTRPAAANQIPSGCVDLVTEVRGFNDPQKEEYFRKRFSDEDLASRIISHIKTSRSLYIMCHIPVFCWIVATILEYMLTTDDKVELPKTLTDMYSHFLVFQSKHRNAKYDGKKETDPHWNKESILTLGKLAFQQLQKSNLIFYEEDLKECGIDIKEASVYSGVCTQIFKEECGLNQDKVFCFVHLSIQEFLAAVYVFLSFNNKNKNRLDQIKSTSFKTKFRKILEIDFHKTAVDKAFQSKTGHLDLFLRFLLGLSLESKHLRGLLTKTRSSLQSHEETIEYIKKKIRENPSSERCINLFHCLNELKEEIDVFDLKKYSTSEEGLLGLLPVIKTCRSAL, from the exons atgagtctctctggggagagCGAGGAGGGGGACACTGCCTctaaaaatagtatttttggGGAACATGACATTACAGCTAATag GGTAATCCAGCAGAAGAGACCAGCCTCCCCTGTACCCAactgtgtgtccatgaagagtgacaGGTCTATGGATAACCCTATCAGTTTCAGAAAATTAGACtcaag GGACCATAAAAAGAAACCAGACTCTCCAgtacccagctgtgtgtccaaGAAGAGTGACTGGTCTATGAATCAACCTTTACATTTCAGAGATGGAGACTTTTCTACACATCAAAG GGACCATAAAAAGAAACCAGACTCTCCAGCACCCAGCTGTCTGACCATAAAGAGTGACAAGTCTATGACACTACCAACACATTTCAGATTGGGAGACTTTTCTACACATCAAAG agaccaacaggagagatcagAGTCAGGGATTCTCAAGGTTCAATCTGTACAGAGTAATCAGACACCTCTGTCCTACATATTCAGT TTacttgaacagaatatcatgacatttgtgaagaaagagTTGAAGAGGTTCAAGACAATGCTGAGTTCAGATCTCCCAGAAGGCTTTGAGAgtcagagggaggatgaggaaggttTGGACACTGAAGATGAGAAGCAGGAGAGTAGTGCCAAAGAGGGGGCTCTGATGATCACACTGCATGTCCTGAGGAAGATGAACCAGAAGCATCttgctgacacactggagaaaa GTCAGCTTGCTTTGATTTGTCCTGCACACAAATCTAATCTGAAGAAGAAGTTTCAGtgcttatttgagggtattgcTAAACAAGGGAACCCAACCCTCCTCaataagatctacacagagctctacatcacagagggtggaaagGGAGATGACAATCatgaacatgaggtgagacagattgagacaacCACCAGGAAACAAGCAAGACCAGAGacagcaatcaaatgtaatgacatcttcaaacccatacctggacaagacaaacctATCAGAACTGTGCTGACAAAGGGTGTTgctggaattggaaaaacagtctctgtgcaaaagttcattctggactgggctgaaggaaaagccaatcaggatgtccaatttgtattttccCTCCCTTTTAGGGAGCTGAATATGATGAAAGGGGAAAAAATCAGTTTGATTCAACTCATCAATCATTTCTCAATAGAAACCGAAAAAGCAGGAAACTCTgactacaacaaatacaaagttCTGTTtatctttgatggtctggatgagtgccgactgccccttgacttccagaacaacaagagctgttgtgatgtcacagagtcaacctcagtggatgtgctgttgacaaacctcatcaagggaaatctgcttccctctgctctcctctggataactactagacctgcagcagccaatcagatcccttcagGGTGTGTTGACCTGGTcacagaggtgagagggttcaatgacccacagaaagaggagtacttcaggaagagattcagtgatgaggacctggccagcagaatcatctcacacataaagacatcaaggagcctctacatcatgtgtcacataccagtcttctgttggatcgttGCTACAATCCTTGAGTACATGTTGACTACAGATGATAAAGTAGAGCTGCCCAAGAccctaacagacatgtactcacacttccttgtgtttcagtccaAACACAGGAATGCAAAGTATGAtggaaaaaaagagacagatccacactggaataaagagagcattctgacactgggaaaactggcttttcaacagctacagaaaagcaatctgattttctatgaagaagacctgaaagagtgtggcattgatatcaaagaagcatcagtgtactcaggagtctgtacacagatctttaaagaggaatgtgggCTGAACCAGGACAAGGTGTTCTGTTTTGTCCATCTGAGCATTCAGGAGTTTCTCGctgctgtgtatgtgtttctctcattcaacaacaaaaataaaaatcgaTTGGATCAAATAAAATCAACCTCCTTTAAAACTAAGTTCAGGAAAATACTTGAAATAGATTTTCACAAGACTGCTGTGGATAAAGCCTTCCAGAGTAAGACTGGACACCTGGATCTTTTCCTCcgcttccttctgggtctctcactggagtcaaaGCATTTACGGGGTCTACTGACAAAGACCAGAAGCAGCTTACAGAGCCATGAAGAAACTATCGAGTACATCAAGAAGAAGATCAGGGAGAATCCCTCTTCAGAGAG GTGCatcaatctgttccactgtctgaatgaactga AAGAggagattgatgtgtttgacctgaagaaatactcTACATCAGAGGAAGGTCTCCTGGGGTTGTTGCCAGTGATAAAAACCTGCAGATCTGCTCTGTAA